A window of the Miscanthus floridulus cultivar M001 chromosome 14, ASM1932011v1, whole genome shotgun sequence genome harbors these coding sequences:
- the LOC136504506 gene encoding probable polyamine transporter At3g19553 — translation MTGAAAVVDPPAPWLTVLPLIALIFYDVSGGPFSIEDSVRAGGGALLPILGFLILPVLWSLPEALVTAELASAFPTNAGYVAWVSAAFGPDAAFLVGFSKWASGTLDNALYPVLYLDYLRSGGGLALPQPVRSLAVLALTAALTYLNYRGLHVVGLSALALTAFSLSPFLALTVLAAPQIRPSRWLAIDARAVDLRGYFNSMFWNLNFWDKASTLAGEVEEPRKTFPKAVFGAVGLVVGAYLILLLAGTGALPSETAAEWTDGFFSEVGQRIGGPWLRVWIQAAAAMSNMGLFEAEMSSDSFQLLGMAEMGMIPAIFARRSKYGTPTFSILCSATGVVILSFMSFQEIIEFLNFLYGLGMLAVFAAFVKLRFKNPDLARPYRIPVGTSGAAVMCAPPVVLITTVMCLASARTVLINAVVVVAGVALYYVVERAKRHAWAEFLAPVPPADSSHGSTTAPGAADLEDVRAGLLSDESADEGSKVE, via the exons ATGACCGGCGCGGCGGCCGTCGTCGATCCCCCGGCGCCGTGGCTGACGGTGCTCCCCCTCATCGCGCTCATTTTCTACGACGTCTCGGGGGGCCCCTTCAGCATCGAGGACTCGGTCCGCGCAGGCGGCGGCGCGCTGCTCCCGATCCTCGGCTTCCTGATCCTCCCGGTCCTCTGGTCGCTCCCGGAGGCGCTGGTCACCGCCGAGCTCGCCTCCGCGTTCCCCACCAATGCCGGGTACGTCGCCTGGGTGTCCGCCGCCTTTGGCCCCGACGCGGCGTTCCTCGTCGGGTTCTCCAAGTGGGCGTCGGGGACGCTCGACAACGCGCTCTACCCGgtgctctacctcgactacctccgcTCCGGCGGCGGGCTGGCGCTGCCGCAGCCGGTGCGCTCGCTGGCGGTCCTCGCGCTCACGGCCGCGCTCACCTACCTCAACTACCGCGGGCT ACACGTCGTCGGCCTCTCGGCGCTGGCGCTCACCGCGTTCTCGCTCTCCCCGTTCCTCGCGCTCACTGTGCTCGCCGCCCCCCAGATCCGCCCGTCCCGCTGGCTCGCCATCGACGCCCGCGCCGTCGACCTCCGCGGGTACTTCAACTCCATGTTCTGGAACCTCAACTTCTGGGATAAGGCCAGCACGCTCGCCGGCGAGGTCGAGGAGCCCCGGAAGACGTTCCCCAAGGCGGTGTTCGGCGCCGTCGGGCTCGTCGTCGGCGCGTACCTCATTCTGCTGCTGGCTGGTACCGGCGCGCTGCCGTCGGAGACGGCGGCCGAGTGGACCGACGGCTTCTTCTCCGAGGTCGGGCAGCGGATCGGTGGGCCGTGGCTGCGCGTGTGGATccaggccgccgccgccatgtccaACATGGGGCTCTTCGAGGCCGAGATGAGCAGCGACTCCTTCCAGCTACTCGGCATGGCCGAGATGGGCATGATCCCTGCCATCTTCGCCCGCAG GTCGAAGTACGGGACGCCGACGTTCAGCATCCTGTGCTCAGCGACCGGGGTTGTGATCCTCTCCTTCATGAGCTTCCAGGAGATCATCGAGTTCCTCAACTTCCTCTACGGGCTCGGGATGCTGGCCGTGTTCGCGGCCTTCGTGAAGCTACGCttcaagaacccggacctggcgAGGCCGTACCGGATCCCGGTCGGCACCTCGGGGGCCGCCGTCATGTGCGCCCCGCCCGTCGTGCTCATCACCACCGTCATGTGCCTCGCGTCGGCTAGGACCGTCCTCATCAatgccgttgtggtcgtcgccGGTGTCGCGCTGTACTACGTTGTGGAGCGCGCCAAGAGGCACGCATGGGCCGAGTTCTTGGCGCCCGTGCCTCCGGCTGACAGCTCCCACGGATCAACCACGGCGCCTGGCGCCGCCGACCTCGAGGATGTCCGCGCCGGGCTGCTCTCGGACGAATCGGCAGACGAAGGAAGCAAGGTTGAGTGA
- the LOC136504886 gene encoding uncharacterized protein codes for MQPPSKKFARVDTLELKARIVKRLGPQRAELYFRGLKKFLSCQLGRDEFERICVAALGKENIKLHNFLIQSILGNACMSEGPPLSMQTATGNSQTSMVSNGTLTNGLRPVRRVRPLTKRFGDKPSPIGKSPLGHPGTGGEFVSAGSKALQEVISVEDGEEVDQARGSPVCVQSRSPIRPPLGVLKVQNSEPSTSCALDVCYNNGELPDSQSLSKLLDEKLKAQGLSVPKECADVLNSGLNAYMSQMLKACLGVAKARGINRMMRQANGRTAASVNSGQNNGIPLESSCCYQASLLDLSTAVLSNARLVPCVEIRDKISSHLHNR; via the coding sequence ATGCAGCCGCCGTCGAAGAAGTTCGCTCGCGTCGACACGCTCGAGCTCAAGGCGCGGATCGTCAAGCGGCTGGGCCCCCAGCGCGCCGAGCTCTACTTCCGCGGCCTCAAGAAGTTCCTGAGCTGTCAGCTCGGCAGGGATGAGTTTGAAAGGATCTGTGTTGCTGCATTGGGGAAGGAGAACATCAAGCTCCACAATTTCCTCATCCAGTCCATCCTCGGCAACGCGTGTATGTCAGAGGGGCCGCCGCTGAGCATGCAGACGGCCACCGGAAACTCGCAGACGAGCATGGTGTCCAATGGGACACTCACCAATGGCTTACGGCCGGTGAGGAGAGTGAGGCCCCTGACTAAGAGGTTTGGTGATAAGCCGAGCCCGATTGGGAAGTCTCCTCTTGGTCATCCGGGGACTGGGGGGGAGTTTGTGTCAGCTGGTAGCAAGGCTTTGCAGGAGGTTATCTCTGTGGAGGATGGCGAGGAGGTCGACCAGGCCCGTGGTAGTCCAGTCTGTGTGCAGAGCCGAAGCCCGATCAGGCCCCCACTGGGAGTTCTAAAGGTTCAGAATTCTGAGCCTTCGACATCTTGTGCTTTAGATGTGTGCTACAATAATGGTGAACTGCCAGATTCTCAGTCGCTGTCCAAGCTACTTGATGAAAAGTTGAAGGCTCAAGGTCTCAGTGTGCCCAAAGAGTGTGCTGATGTGTTGAACTCTGGGTTGAATGCCTACATGAGTCAGATGCTGAAGGCCTGTCTAGGTGTTGCGAAAGCAAGGGGAATCAACCGGATGATGCGCCAGGCAAATGGCCGCACTGCAGCTTCAGTAAATAGTGGGCAGAACAATGGCATTCCTTTGGAATCAAGCTGTTGTTACCAAGCCTCGTTGCTTGATCTTTCGACAGCAGTGCTATCAAATGCTCGGTTAGTGCCATGCGTGGAGATTCGTGATAAGATTTCTTCCCATCTCCACAACAGATAA
- the LOC136503696 gene encoding uncharacterized protein: protein MPGIPWEVAEHALRLIQGSRPAKQRLHRFDDERRRAIGEEITKLLAAGFIKEVFHSDWLANPVLVRKKTGKWRMFNIRLNPKKCVFGQPKGKLLGYIMSEHGIEANPEKITSISKMGPIRNVKSVQRLTGCLAALSRFIS from the exons ATGCCAGGGATACcgtgggaggtcgccgagcacgcgctACGCCTCATCCAGGGCTCAAGGCCCGCCAAGCAGCGCCTACATCGCTTCgatgatgagaggcgcagggccataggcgaagagatcaccaaactcctggcggccggattcatcaaggaggttttccactctgactggctcgccaatcccgtCCTCGTCAGAAAGAAGACTGgaaagtggagaat gttcaacatcaggctgaaCCCCAAAAAATGCGTTTTCGGGCAGCCGAAgggaaagctgcttggatacatcatgtccgagcacggcatcgaggccaaccctgaaaagatcACGTCCATCTCCAagatgggccccatacgcaatgtcaagagtgtacaaaggctcaccggctgtctggctgccctgagTCGCTTCATTTCCTAG